DNA sequence from the Verrucomicrobiota bacterium genome:
AAAAACTCGCAGCGAGCCGCAGAATCCTTGGTATCTTCAGTTCCAATGACCATCGAAAGCATCCAGAAAGAAGCACTGCAACTTCCTGAGGACCAACGCGCGAAGCTTGCAGGGGAGCTCTTGACCTCGCTTCCGGCACTCCTTGTTGACGAGGATGGGGGTGTCGCGGAAGCGCGGCGCCGATCCGCTGATTTGGACCAGAGCCCTGACGAGGCGATCTCATGGGATGATATCAAGCGCAATCTCGGACGCTGAGTCCCGTGGAGCCCATATTCCATCGGCTATTCCAGAAGGATCTTCGCGCAGCCTTGGGATATTACGACGAGGAAGGAGGGCCTCCCTTGG
Encoded proteins:
- a CDS encoding addiction module protein, giving the protein MVSSVPMTIESIQKEALQLPEDQRAKLAGELLTSLPALLVDEDGGVAEARRRSADLDQSPDEAISWDDIKRNLGR